One Manihot esculenta cultivar AM560-2 chromosome 6, M.esculenta_v8, whole genome shotgun sequence DNA segment encodes these proteins:
- the LOC110616997 gene encoding PTI1-like tyrosine-protein kinase At3g15890 — protein sequence MGSFLSCCSKKKVEDGANMGGGGSSSWRIFTYKELHAATNGFSEDNKLGEGGFGSVYWGKTTDGLQIAVKKLKAMNSKAEMEFAVEVEVLGRVRHKNLLGLRGYCVGTDQRLIVYDYMPNLSLLSHLHGQFAGEVQLDWKRRMKIAIGSAEGLLYLHHEVTPHIIHRDIKASNVLLDSDFEPLVADFGFAKLIPEGVSHMTTRVKGTLGYLAPEYAMWGKVSESCDVYSFGILLLEILTGKKPIEKLPAGVKRTITEWAEPMIIQRRFKDLVDPKLRGNFDENQLKHAINVAALCVQNEPDRRPNMKEVVNMLKGYDPRGKIMPLRIESAKYKEELLTLDQTSDDDDGSGSPEDSEYGVFGAMEVQKIQDPYKRFGYNTAVTKYV from the exons ATGGGATCATTCTTGAGTTGCTGTAGCAAAAAGAAGGTTGAAGATGG GGCTAATATGGGTGGCGGAGGCAGCAGTTCGTGGAGGATATTCACGTACAAGGAGTTGCATGCAGCAACTAATGGTTTCAGTGAGGATAACAAGCTTGGAGAAGGGGGATTTGGTAGTGTCTATTGGGGCAAAACCACTGATGGCCTTCAG ATTGCTGTGAAGAAGTTGAAAGCAATGAACTCAAAAGCAGAAATGGAGTTTGCAGTGGAAGTAGAAGTGCTAGGAAGGGTTCGGCACAAGAATTTGTTGGGGCTTAGAGGATATTGTGTTGGCACAGATCAACGGCTTATAGTGTATGATTACATGCCTAACCTCAGCTTGCTGTCTCATCTCCACGGTCAATTTGCTGGAGAAGTCCAATTAGATTGGAAGAGAAGGATGAAGATTGCAATCGGTTCTGCTGAAGGCCTCCT GTACTTGCACCATGAGGTTACACCACATATAATTCACAGGGATATAAAGGCTAGCAACGTCCTCTTAGACTCAGACTTCGAGCCTTTAGTTGCAGATTTTGGATTTGCAAAGCTAATCCCAGAAGGTGTTAGCCATATGACCACAAGAGTTAAGGGCACATTAGGGTACCTAGCACCTGAATATGCCATGTGGGGAAAGGTCTCAGAGAGTTGTGATGTATATAGTTTTGGAATTCTCTTGCTTGAAATCCTCACTGGTAAGAAACCAATAGAGAAGCTCCCAGCTGGTGTGAAGAGAACTATCACTGAATGGGCTGAGCCAATGATAATACAAAGAAGGTTTAAGGACCTTGTTGATCCAAAACTCCGAGGAAATTTCGATGAAAACCAGCTTAAACATGCCATTAATGTTGCTgctctgtgtgtccagaatgaGCCTGATAGGCGACCAAATATGAAGGAAGTTGTTAATATGCTCAAAGGATATGATCCCAGAGGTAAGATCATGCCACTTAGAATTGAAAGTGCTAAATATAAGGAAGAATTGCTTACTCTTGATCAAActagtgatgatgatgatggtagTGGCAGTCCAGAGGACAGTGAGTATGGTGTTTTTGGTGCTATGGAAGTGCAGAAAATTCAAGACCCTTATAAACGTTTTGGATATAATACGGCAGTGACCAAATATGTGtaa
- the LOC110616996 gene encoding probable linoleate 9S-lipoxygenase 5 isoform X2 codes for MSENMIPVITGENGGKKLKSEISHSSKVQGTVIVQTKKNVLNSLHELFDKLTGKKVSLQLISAFNGDPEDGHRGKTGSPAYLEKCNTALPAAPVKEDEVQFQISFDWEEQIGVPGAFTIRNDHHGEFFLKSLTLEHVPDHGSIHFDCHSWVYPAKFYQKDRVFFSNKTYLPYNTPVPLRKYREEELENLRGDGKGELQEADRIYDYAYYNDLGDPKHVRPVLGGSLHRPYPRRVRTGRGPLDSAPCNERRLPLHKSLSIYVPRDERFSLSKNEDFLVSSFKALAQLIGPELKSLFDKEFDSYKDVLTLYKEGVKLPDGPLHASLEMLNMIFESGRKFPTPQLIQADESAWSTDEEFAREMLAGVNPVSIRRLEEFPPKSKLNHEQFGDQNSSITKEHIENKLHGMSIEEAIDKNKLFVLDYHDVLMPYLRLINETSTKVYASRTLLFLKEDGTLKPLAIELSLPHPEGDQFGAVSNVYTPAEHGIEGSIWKLAKAYVAVNDSGFHQLISHWLRTHAVIEPFVIATNRQLSVLHPVYKLLHPHFRDTLHINAIGRQMFLNAEGVLEATVFPGKYSMEMSSAVYKDWNFTDQALPEDLKKRGVAVEDENSPNGLRLMIEDYPFAVDGLEIWSAIKIWVKQYCSFYYKTNDMVRQDSELQTWWKEIQEKGHGDKKDEPWWPRMQTCDELIETCTITIWIASALHAALNFGQYPYTGYVPNRPAISRRLMPEKGSAEYKELESNFEEALFKTITAKPVALVGISVVEILSTHSPEEEYLGQRTPGWTSDAEPLEAFKKFQETVEGIGERILDRNRDTRLKNRTGPVQVPYTLLFPASEGGLTGKGIPNSISI; via the exons ATGTCTGAAAACATGATTCCAGTGATTACAGGAGAAAATGGCGGAAAGAAATTGAAATCTGAGATTAGCCACAGCAGCAAAGTTCAAGGCACTGTTATTGTTCAGACCAAGAAGAATGTTTTGAACTCTCTTCATGAACTCTTTGATAAGCTGACGGGTAAAAAGGTTTCCCTGCAGCTCATTAGTGCCTTTAATGGTGATCCTG AAGATGGACATAGAGGGAAAACAGGGAGTCCAGCATACTTGGAAAAGTGCAATACTGCTTTGCCTGCTGCTCCAGTTAAAGAAGATGAAGTCCAATTCCAGATTAGCTTTGATTGGGAAGAGCAAATTGGAGTTCCAGGGGCATTTACTATAAGAAATGATCATCATGGTGAATTCTTCCTTAAGTCTCTTACACTTGAACATGTTCCTGATCATGGCTCCATCCACTTTGATTGCCACTCATGGGTTTACCCTGCCAAATTTTACCAGAAAGATCGTGTCTTCTTCTCTAACAAG ACGTACCTTCCTTATAATACTCCAGTGCCGCTGCGAAAGTACAGAGAAGAAGAACTGGAGAATTTAAGAGGGGATGGAAAAGGAGAGCTCCAGGAAGCTGACAGGATTTATGACTATGCTTATTACAATGACCTTGGAGATCCTAAACATGTCCGTCCAGTTCTTGGAGGGTCTCTCCATCGCCCTTATCCGCGCAGAGTGAGAACAGGCCGGGGACCTCTGGATTCAG CTCCTTGTAATGAGAGAAGGCTGCCTCTTCATAAGAGCTTAAGCATTTATGTGCCAAGGGATGAACGATTTAGTCTCTCCAAGAATGAAGACTTCCTTGTTAGCTCATTCAAAGCTTTAGCTCAATTGATTGGACCAGAGCTAAAATCTCTATTTGATAAAGAGTTTGACTCCTACAAAGATGTGTTAACTCTTTATAAAGAAGGAGTTAAGCTACCTGATGGCCCTTTGCACGCTAGCCTGGAGATGCTTAATATGATATTTGAAAGCGGCAGGAAATTTCCTACGCCTCAACTGATTCAAG CGGATGAGTCTGCATGGAGTACTGATGAGGAATTTGCCAGAGAAATGCTAGCTGGTGTAAATCCTGTTAGCATTCGCCGTCTTGAG GAGTTCCCTCCAAAAAGCAAGCTAAACCATGAACAGTTTGGTGATCAGAACAGTTCAATTACAAAGGAGCATATAGAGAATAAATTACATGGAATGAGTATAGAAGAG GCAATAGATAAGAACAAGTTATTCGTATTGGATTACCATGATGTGCTGATGCCATACCTCAGGCTGATCAATGAAACTTCCACAAAAGTTTATGCATCAAGAACACTCCTTTTCTTGAAAGAAGATGGAACCCTGAAGCCACTTGCAATTGAATTAAGTTTGCCTCATCCTGAGGGAGATCAATTTGGAGCAGTAAGCAATGTATACACACCTGCTGAACATGGAATTGAAGGCTCTATCTGGAAACTAGCTAAAGCTTATGTGGCTGTAAATGACTCAGGATTTCATCAGCTGATTAGTCACTG GTTGAGAACACATGCAGTGATTGAACCATTTGTGATTGCAACAAATAGGCAGCTAAGTGTGCTGCATCCAGTTTATAAGCTTTTGCATCCTCATTTCCGGGACACGCTGCATATAAATGCAATAGGTAGGCAGATGTTCCTTAATGCTGAAGGAGTGCTGGAGGCTACTGTTTTTCCTGGAAAATATTCCATGGAGATGTCTTCTGCAGTTTACAAAGATTGGAATTTCACCGATCAAGCACTGCCTGAAGATCTGAAGAAGAG AGGAGTGGCAGTTGAGGATGAGAATTCACCAAATGGTCTTCGCCTGATGATAGAAGACTACCCGTTCGCGGTCGATGGGCTTGAGATATGGTCAGCAATCAAGATATGGGTTAAACAATATTGTTCCTTTTATTACAAGACAAATGACATGGTTAGACAGGATTCTGAACTCCAAACCTGGTGGAAGGAAATTCAGGAGAAGGGTCATGGTGACAAGAAAGATGAACCATGGTGGCCCAGGATGCAAACTTGTGATGAACTAATAGAAACATGCACTATCACCATATGGATAGCTTCTGCTCTTCATGCAGCTCTCAACTTTGGACAATATCCTTACACCGGTTACGTCCCTAACCGGCCAGCCATAAGTCGCAGGTTGATGCCTGAAAAAGGTTCTGCAGAGTACAAGGAGCTTGAGTCCAATTTTGAAGAGGCTCTCTTCAAAACTATCACTGCCAAGCCAGTGGCACTTGTTGGCATTTCTGTAGTAGAAATTTTGTCAACGCATTCACCAGAAGAGGAATATCTTGGGCAGAGAACACCAGGATGGACTTCAGATGCAGAACCATTGGAAGCTTTTAAGAAATTTCAGGAGACGGTGGAAGGAATTGGGGAAAGAATCTTAGACAGGAACAGAGATACAAGATTAAAGAACCGTACTGGACCTGTCCAAGTGCCATACACTCTGCTGTTTCCAGCAAGCGAAGGAGGACTTACAGGGAAAGGCATCCCCAACAGTATCTCTATTTAA
- the LOC110616996 gene encoding probable linoleate 9S-lipoxygenase 5 isoform X1: MSENMIPVITGENGGKKLKSEISHSSKVQGTVIVQTKKNVLNSLHELFDKLTGKKVSLQLISAFNGDPEDGHRGKTGSPAYLEKCNTALPAAPVKEDEVQFQISFDWEEQIGVPGAFTIRNDHHGEFFLKSLTLEHVPDHGSIHFDCHSWVYPAKFYQKDRVFFSNKTYLPYNTPVPLRKYREEELENLRGDGKGELQEADRIYDYAYYNDLGDPKHVRPVLGGSLHRPYPRRVRTGRGPLDSAPCNERRLPLHKSLSIYVPRDERFSLSKNEDFLVSSFKALAQLIGPELKSLFDKEFDSYKDVLTLYKEGVKLPDGPLHASLEMLNMIFESGRKFPTPQLIQGIVLNMIFESGRKFPIPFNSDVLMLGTADESAWSTDEEFAREMLAGVNPVSIRRLEEFPPKSKLNHEQFGDQNSSITKEHIENKLHGMSIEEAIDKNKLFVLDYHDVLMPYLRLINETSTKVYASRTLLFLKEDGTLKPLAIELSLPHPEGDQFGAVSNVYTPAEHGIEGSIWKLAKAYVAVNDSGFHQLISHWLRTHAVIEPFVIATNRQLSVLHPVYKLLHPHFRDTLHINAIGRQMFLNAEGVLEATVFPGKYSMEMSSAVYKDWNFTDQALPEDLKKRGVAVEDENSPNGLRLMIEDYPFAVDGLEIWSAIKIWVKQYCSFYYKTNDMVRQDSELQTWWKEIQEKGHGDKKDEPWWPRMQTCDELIETCTITIWIASALHAALNFGQYPYTGYVPNRPAISRRLMPEKGSAEYKELESNFEEALFKTITAKPVALVGISVVEILSTHSPEEEYLGQRTPGWTSDAEPLEAFKKFQETVEGIGERILDRNRDTRLKNRTGPVQVPYTLLFPASEGGLTGKGIPNSISI, encoded by the exons ATGTCTGAAAACATGATTCCAGTGATTACAGGAGAAAATGGCGGAAAGAAATTGAAATCTGAGATTAGCCACAGCAGCAAAGTTCAAGGCACTGTTATTGTTCAGACCAAGAAGAATGTTTTGAACTCTCTTCATGAACTCTTTGATAAGCTGACGGGTAAAAAGGTTTCCCTGCAGCTCATTAGTGCCTTTAATGGTGATCCTG AAGATGGACATAGAGGGAAAACAGGGAGTCCAGCATACTTGGAAAAGTGCAATACTGCTTTGCCTGCTGCTCCAGTTAAAGAAGATGAAGTCCAATTCCAGATTAGCTTTGATTGGGAAGAGCAAATTGGAGTTCCAGGGGCATTTACTATAAGAAATGATCATCATGGTGAATTCTTCCTTAAGTCTCTTACACTTGAACATGTTCCTGATCATGGCTCCATCCACTTTGATTGCCACTCATGGGTTTACCCTGCCAAATTTTACCAGAAAGATCGTGTCTTCTTCTCTAACAAG ACGTACCTTCCTTATAATACTCCAGTGCCGCTGCGAAAGTACAGAGAAGAAGAACTGGAGAATTTAAGAGGGGATGGAAAAGGAGAGCTCCAGGAAGCTGACAGGATTTATGACTATGCTTATTACAATGACCTTGGAGATCCTAAACATGTCCGTCCAGTTCTTGGAGGGTCTCTCCATCGCCCTTATCCGCGCAGAGTGAGAACAGGCCGGGGACCTCTGGATTCAG CTCCTTGTAATGAGAGAAGGCTGCCTCTTCATAAGAGCTTAAGCATTTATGTGCCAAGGGATGAACGATTTAGTCTCTCCAAGAATGAAGACTTCCTTGTTAGCTCATTCAAAGCTTTAGCTCAATTGATTGGACCAGAGCTAAAATCTCTATTTGATAAAGAGTTTGACTCCTACAAAGATGTGTTAACTCTTTATAAAGAAGGAGTTAAGCTACCTGATGGCCCTTTGCACGCTAGCCTGGAGATGCTTAATATGATATTTGAAAGCGGCAGGAAATTTCCTACGCCTCAACTGATTCAAGGTATTGTGCTTAATATGATATTTGAAAGCGGCAGGAAATTTCCTATACCGTTTAATTCTGATGTGCTAATGTTGGGAACAGCGGATGAGTCTGCATGGAGTACTGATGAGGAATTTGCCAGAGAAATGCTAGCTGGTGTAAATCCTGTTAGCATTCGCCGTCTTGAG GAGTTCCCTCCAAAAAGCAAGCTAAACCATGAACAGTTTGGTGATCAGAACAGTTCAATTACAAAGGAGCATATAGAGAATAAATTACATGGAATGAGTATAGAAGAG GCAATAGATAAGAACAAGTTATTCGTATTGGATTACCATGATGTGCTGATGCCATACCTCAGGCTGATCAATGAAACTTCCACAAAAGTTTATGCATCAAGAACACTCCTTTTCTTGAAAGAAGATGGAACCCTGAAGCCACTTGCAATTGAATTAAGTTTGCCTCATCCTGAGGGAGATCAATTTGGAGCAGTAAGCAATGTATACACACCTGCTGAACATGGAATTGAAGGCTCTATCTGGAAACTAGCTAAAGCTTATGTGGCTGTAAATGACTCAGGATTTCATCAGCTGATTAGTCACTG GTTGAGAACACATGCAGTGATTGAACCATTTGTGATTGCAACAAATAGGCAGCTAAGTGTGCTGCATCCAGTTTATAAGCTTTTGCATCCTCATTTCCGGGACACGCTGCATATAAATGCAATAGGTAGGCAGATGTTCCTTAATGCTGAAGGAGTGCTGGAGGCTACTGTTTTTCCTGGAAAATATTCCATGGAGATGTCTTCTGCAGTTTACAAAGATTGGAATTTCACCGATCAAGCACTGCCTGAAGATCTGAAGAAGAG AGGAGTGGCAGTTGAGGATGAGAATTCACCAAATGGTCTTCGCCTGATGATAGAAGACTACCCGTTCGCGGTCGATGGGCTTGAGATATGGTCAGCAATCAAGATATGGGTTAAACAATATTGTTCCTTTTATTACAAGACAAATGACATGGTTAGACAGGATTCTGAACTCCAAACCTGGTGGAAGGAAATTCAGGAGAAGGGTCATGGTGACAAGAAAGATGAACCATGGTGGCCCAGGATGCAAACTTGTGATGAACTAATAGAAACATGCACTATCACCATATGGATAGCTTCTGCTCTTCATGCAGCTCTCAACTTTGGACAATATCCTTACACCGGTTACGTCCCTAACCGGCCAGCCATAAGTCGCAGGTTGATGCCTGAAAAAGGTTCTGCAGAGTACAAGGAGCTTGAGTCCAATTTTGAAGAGGCTCTCTTCAAAACTATCACTGCCAAGCCAGTGGCACTTGTTGGCATTTCTGTAGTAGAAATTTTGTCAACGCATTCACCAGAAGAGGAATATCTTGGGCAGAGAACACCAGGATGGACTTCAGATGCAGAACCATTGGAAGCTTTTAAGAAATTTCAGGAGACGGTGGAAGGAATTGGGGAAAGAATCTTAGACAGGAACAGAGATACAAGATTAAAGAACCGTACTGGACCTGTCCAAGTGCCATACACTCTGCTGTTTCCAGCAAGCGAAGGAGGACTTACAGGGAAAGGCATCCCCAACAGTATCTCTATTTAA